The DNA region CATCTCGCGTGCCATTTTCCGCCGGCGGGAGAAGGGCCGAGTGGACCGGGGTGGTCGGCCTTGCGCAAGCAACGACTATGCGGCAGATTCCCTCCGTAACGCAAAATTCCTACCTTCCTATGATCACCTATCTTTACGAGACGGTCCCCTCCGGAAACGGGGAAGAGCCCAAGGTCTACGAAATCCGGCAGCCGATGGGCGCTCCGGCATTGACGCACCATCCGGAAAGCGGAGAGCGGCTGCGCCGCATCATTGCGGGAGGAGCCGGCATCCGGACCACTCGGAAGAGCGAATCCGCTCGGCCGTCCGGTTCCTGCGGCTGCGGCCATGGCGGTTGCGGCTGCCATTGACTGGCGGCGGCGCGAGCGATTCGACCCGCAAATCAGGAAGCCGGATCTTCCGCGAACTCGATCGAAGCCGCAAGGCTCACACCGCCCGAGAGCGAGGCGGTGATCAGACAACGTTCCTCGGCTTTACGAAGGAGTTGTTCGGCTTTTCCGGCATCCGCCCCCTTGGGTAGCTTGAGGGTGGGGCGCAGGTAGAAGCGGGTGAAGCGGCGCTTGCCGTCGGCCATTTCAAGGATGCCTTCGGCGGGGCAGACGATCTCGATCCAAGGCAGTCGGGAGAGCTCGGCGATGGTGTCGAAGGTCAGGATGAAGCAGCTGGCCACCGACGCCACCAGCAGTTCTTCCGGAGACCAGACGTTCCCCGGACCGCCGAATGGAGCCGGGGCAGCCGCCGCTAGAGTCGGCAGATTCTTCGCTGCGATCGAGAGAAGACCTGTCGGCCCTCCACGGGCGACGACATCGTATCGATGCGGGAGCGGCTGCACCGGATCCAACATAGCGGCTCGTTCTCTGTCATGACAAGCCCCATCGTGCTTCCGGGCGCCGAAAGGCTTTCCGAGACCGGTGGGTTACCTACCGATCCCCGAAGCCGACGAATACGGGTTCCGGCTCGAGCCGGACCGCGAAGATCCGCTCGACGGCGCGTTGAATCTCGCCCATGAGGGCGAGGATTTCCGCCGCCGTCGCATCCCCCCGGTTGATGATCGCCAGTGCGTGACGGCGGGAAATTCCGACCGCTCCGCGGCGGAAGCCCTTCGGAAAACCGGCGTTTTCCACGAGCCAAGCGGCCGGGATCCTTCGCCTGCCGTCGCCCTGCGGGTAGGATGGCGGGACGAGCCCCAGCGCCTCGGCGCGCCGGCGCATCTCGGCGAAGGCCGCTGGTGCCAGAACCGGATTCTTGAAGAAGGAGCCTGCGCTTCGGGAGTCTTCCTCCTCCCCCGGCGCGATCATCCCCTTGGCCCGACGAATCCCGAGCACCGCTTCGCGGATCTCGGGCGCGGTGGGCGGACCTTCCTTTCGAGAGAAAAAGGAGACCAGGTCGGGGTAGCGAAGCTCGGGCGTTTCCTCTTCCGAGAGCGAATAGCAGACGGTCAGAATCAGATAACGGTCTTTCTGCTCCGTATTGAAGATGCTTTTCCGGTA from Methylacidimicrobium sp. AP8 includes:
- a CDS encoding zinc ribbon domain-containing protein, yielding MITYLYETVPSGNGEEPKVYEIRQPMGAPALTHHPESGERLRRIIAGGAGIRTTRKSESARPSGSCGCGHGGCGCH
- a CDS encoding OsmC family protein, whose protein sequence is MLDPVQPLPHRYDVVARGGPTGLLSIAAKNLPTLAAAAPAPFGGPGNVWSPEELLVASVASCFILTFDTIAELSRLPWIEIVCPAEGILEMADGKRRFTRFYLRPTLKLPKGADAGKAEQLLRKAEERCLITASLSGGVSLAASIEFAEDPAS
- a CDS encoding UDP-N-acetylmuramate dehydrogenase; amino-acid sequence: MRVQENVPLAPLTTLGVGGNARYFVEARSESEAHKALAWASDRDLPLFVLGGGSNVVISDRGFSGLVLKISIAGVDERRDNGRRLFWVGAGEPWDPFVGRTVAAGLAGLVLLSGIPGTAGGTPIQNVGAYGAEVATSIRTVRAIDRRDGRFVELPASACSFGYRKSIFNTEQKDRYLILTVCYSLSEEETPELRYPDLVSFFSRKEGPPTAPEIREAVLGIRRAKGMIAPGEEEDSRSAGSFFKNPVLAPAAFAEMRRRAEALGLVPPSYPQGDGRRRIPAAWLVENAGFPKGFRRGAVGISRRHALAIINRGDATAAEILALMGEIQRAVERIFAVRLEPEPVFVGFGDR